The Bacteroidota bacterium genome includes a region encoding these proteins:
- a CDS encoding CHAP domain-containing protein, which yields MITSKHPATRNLNIVYTIIVVLCLAIALFILQALNLVFPDNLKFKVGTPIDSLNHVVVYYNGETSNVTAKNISKDGYNIGLQWQCVEFVKRYYYEHFNHVMPVPGGNAKDIFDRNLPDASYNEKRDLVQYSNASLKKPSVDDILVFDGHLGNKYGHIAIISKVSENSIEIIQQNAGPDAPSREELKLVLINDRWKVMNRRVLGWMRIE from the coding sequence ATGATCACAAGTAAACATCCCGCAACAAGAAATTTAAATATTGTATATACAATTATAGTTGTGTTATGTCTGGCAATAGCATTATTTATTCTGCAGGCATTAAATTTAGTTTTTCCCGACAATTTAAAATTCAAGGTAGGAACTCCCATTGATTCTTTAAATCATGTAGTGGTTTATTATAACGGAGAAACTTCCAATGTAACTGCAAAAAATATTTCAAAAGATGGATATAATATCGGATTACAATGGCAATGTGTGGAATTTGTAAAAAGATATTATTACGAACATTTTAATCATGTAATGCCGGTGCCGGGAGGTAATGCAAAAGATATTTTCGATCGCAATTTACCCGATGCATCCTATAATGAAAAACGCGATCTCGTTCAATATTCCAATGCCAGTTTAAAAAAACCTTCCGTAGATGATATTTTAGTTTTTGATGGTCATCTCGGAAATAAATACGGACATATTGCAATTATTTCCAAAGTATCAGAAAACTCCATCGAGATCATTCAACAAAATGCCGGCCCCGATGCCCCAAGCAGAGAAGAATTAAAATTAGTTCTGATAAATGATAGGTGGAAGG
- a CDS encoding outer membrane beta-barrel protein, which yields MKKLTLSVVFVCTAFSLMAQTTHPVKKSAVFFGLNFDLGIPMNDFKTYNDEVAVGGGFNLFFQPSVKIPVLVGFDLAFMNNGFKTEDKTLTADIVVDGIVIDQLLFPMRIETSNTISTGHLNLRVQSPTKFFKPYVDGILGFNNFSTKTSIYDESEEYYLSEEDNPLITSSKQNSDWTFSYGGAAGLMIELNENMLIDLRVAYSLGGNASYFVEDDIDEWEVVFNTIPTSQEEVDEEDISIAAFPKESKTDMILGTVGITFKF from the coding sequence ATGAAAAAACTTACACTCTCTGTTGTTTTTGTATGCACAGCCTTTTCCCTCATGGCACAAACTACTCACCCGGTTAAAAAATCGGCAGTATTTTTTGGATTGAACTTCGATCTGGGTATTCCAATGAACGATTTTAAAACTTACAACGACGAAGTTGCCGTTGGCGGTGGATTTAACTTGTTTTTCCAACCATCGGTAAAAATTCCGGTATTAGTGGGTTTTGACCTTGCATTTATGAATAATGGTTTTAAAACCGAGGACAAAACACTTACCGCCGATATAGTTGTTGATGGAATAGTTATCGATCAATTGTTATTCCCCATGCGTATCGAAACCTCTAATACTATTTCTACCGGTCATTTGAATTTAAGAGTGCAATCGCCAACTAAATTTTTTAAACCTTATGTGGATGGTATTCTTGGATTTAACAATTTTTCCACTAAAACTTCTATTTACGACGAATCGGAAGAATATTATCTGAGTGAAGAAGATAATCCGCTGATCACCAGTTCCAAACAAAATTCCGACTGGACCTTTAGTTATGGAGGTGCTGCCGGTTTAATGATAGAACTGAATGAAAATATGTTGATCGATCTTAGGGTTGCCTATTCGCTGGGTGGAAATGCTTCATATTTTGTGGAAGATGATATCGATGAATGGGAGGTGGTATTTAACACCATTCCTACCAGTCAGGAAGAAGTTGATGAAGAGGATATTTCCATTGCCGCTTTCCCAAAAGAATCAAAAACCGATATGATCCTTGGAACAGTGGGAATAACTTTTAAATTCTGA
- the corA gene encoding magnesium/cobalt transporter CorA, with amino-acid sequence MNESNKKPVTGHLKKTTHRRKSGLPPGTPVYTGNKRHTEIGVSIINYNETAYTEEQFAEGGNYLVKQPKDYISWINVNGLHNEKLIGEIGAFYKLHNLIQEDILNVFQLPKVDEYTEDDIIYVTLNEFYFENDHLQRDQISLILGNGFVLTFQEDEGDYFEVLRDRIRTGKGRMRKKGSDYLMYALIDAIVDSYFIVLDHYSAELDKIENNIFVQKNKNHLTDIHNIGKDFIYLRRSIAPLREVIFKLMKEDIILIEPDSKHFLRDLQDHVNQVVNQIDTDREYLAGLVQTNMANMNSHMNEIIKVLTLISAIFIPLTFLVGVYGMNFENLPELTWRYGYAGVWAVMIIITIIQFIIYKKKKWL; translated from the coding sequence ATGAATGAATCCAACAAAAAACCGGTAACCGGTCATTTAAAAAAAACCACACACCGACGTAAATCAGGTTTACCTCCCGGCACTCCTGTTTACACCGGTAATAAACGGCATACTGAAATTGGCGTAAGTATAATTAATTACAATGAAACTGCATATACAGAAGAACAATTTGCTGAAGGTGGAAATTATTTAGTAAAACAACCTAAAGATTATATTTCCTGGATAAATGTAAATGGTTTACATAATGAAAAATTAATCGGTGAGATCGGTGCATTTTACAAATTGCACAATCTTATTCAGGAAGATATTCTAAATGTATTTCAACTGCCTAAGGTTGATGAATACACAGAAGATGATATTATTTATGTTACACTGAATGAATTTTATTTTGAAAATGATCATTTACAGCGCGATCAGATCAGTTTGATTCTTGGTAATGGATTTGTTTTAACTTTTCAGGAGGATGAAGGTGATTATTTTGAAGTTTTGCGCGACAGAATACGAACAGGAAAAGGAAGAATGCGCAAAAAAGGATCCGATTATCTTATGTACGCATTAATTGATGCTATTGTTGACAGCTACTTTATTGTGCTCGATCATTATTCTGCGGAACTGGATAAAATTGAAAATAATATTTTTGTTCAGAAAAATAAAAACCATTTAACCGACATTCATAATATTGGCAAAGATTTTATTTATTTACGACGAAGTATAGCGCCTCTTCGGGAAGTGATATTTAAATTGATGAAGGAGGACATTATTTTAATTGAACCTGATTCTAAACATTTCCTGCGCGATTTGCAGGATCATGTTAACCAGGTAGTGAATCAGATCGATACCGACCGCGAATACCTGGCCGGTCTTGTGCAAACAAATATGGCCAATATGAACAGCCATATGAATGAGATCATAAAAGTGCTCACCTTGATTTCCGCCATTTTTATCCCTTTAACCTTTCTTGTAGGTGTTTATGGCATGAACTTTGAAAATTTGCCGGAACTCACATGGCGATATGGTTATGCGGGTGTTTGGGCTGTTATGATCATCATTACGATCATTCAGTTCATCATTTACAAGAAAAAAAAGTGGTTATAA
- a CDS encoding polyprenol monophosphomannose synthase: MPSSLIVIPTYNEQANIAEMIHAVLSLPEQLHVLIIDDNSPDGTAKEVEQLKVKYPDRLFLQSRPGKLGLGTAYIAGFKWALKNNYDYIVEMDADFSHKPSDLPRLLKSCADGADVVIGSRYVKNGNVEDWPFNRIFISKGASLYVRMITGMPVKDTTAGFVCYKRKVLETIDLDKIKFIGYAFQIELKFAAWKCGFTLMEIPITFKDREKGISKMSSGIFKEAVYGVIKMKWKSIGNSYKKQIAHE; the protein is encoded by the coding sequence TTGCCCTCTTCACTTATCGTAATACCAACTTATAATGAGCAGGCAAATATTGCCGAAATGATACATGCCGTGTTATCGTTGCCGGAGCAATTGCATGTATTGATAATTGATGACAATTCACCCGATGGCACGGCAAAAGAAGTGGAACAATTAAAGGTAAAATATCCCGACAGACTATTTTTACAGTCCCGACCCGGAAAACTAGGTTTAGGCACAGCATATATAGCCGGATTTAAGTGGGCTTTAAAAAATAATTATGATTATATAGTGGAAATGGATGCCGATTTTTCTCACAAACCATCCGACCTGCCCAGGCTATTAAAAAGTTGCGCCGATGGTGCTGATGTTGTGATCGGTTCAAGATATGTAAAAAATGGAAATGTGGAGGATTGGCCTTTTAATAGAATTTTTATTTCCAAAGGTGCCTCCCTTTATGTAAGAATGATAACAGGAATGCCTGTAAAAGATACCACCGCCGGATTTGTTTGTTATAAAAGAAAGGTGTTGGAAACAATAGATCTGGATAAGATCAAATTTATTGGATATGCATTTCAGATCGAATTAAAATTTGCGGCGTGGAAATGTGGATTTACATTAATGGAAATTCCAATTACCTTTAAGGACCGAGAAAAAGGAATATCCAAAATGAGTAGTGGTATATTTAAGGAGGCGGTTTATGGTGTGATAAAAATGAAATGGAAGAGTATCGGAAATTCCTATAAAAAACAGATCGCACATGAATGA
- a CDS encoding ribonuclease H-like domain-containing protein, giving the protein MLKLDKPLAFIDLETTGINLSSDRIVEISILKILPDGSQQSKTMRINPEMHIPEASSVFHGIFDADVKDSPKFKDVAIELRDFLNNCDLAGYNSNKFDIPMLAEEFLRADTGFDENRRYIDVMRIFTLMEKRTLEAAYKFFCNKELIDAHSAEADVKATYEVLVGQLEMYKDQLKNDVQSLHEFTKDGDFVDFGRRMILKDGIEYFNFGKYNGQSCAEVYKREPQYFDWIYKSDFSLHTKLKLKMIEFKIKNPKIN; this is encoded by the coding sequence ATGTTAAAACTTGATAAACCTTTAGCTTTTATTGACCTTGAAACAACAGGAATAAACCTAAGCAGCGACCGAATTGTAGAGATAAGTATCCTGAAAATACTGCCCGACGGGAGTCAGCAGAGCAAAACCATGCGGATAAATCCGGAGATGCATATCCCGGAAGCCTCCTCCGTTTTTCACGGAATTTTTGATGCAGATGTTAAAGATTCCCCAAAATTTAAGGATGTGGCAATTGAACTGCGCGACTTTTTAAATAATTGTGATCTTGCAGGTTATAACTCCAATAAATTTGATATCCCTATGCTCGCAGAAGAATTTTTAAGAGCAGATACAGGTTTTGACGAAAACCGTCGTTATATAGATGTGATGCGTATTTTTACCTTAATGGAAAAAAGAACCCTGGAGGCTGCTTACAAGTTTTTTTGCAACAAGGAGTTAATTGATGCGCATAGTGCCGAAGCAGATGTTAAAGCAACTTATGAAGTATTGGTAGGCCAATTGGAAATGTATAAAGATCAATTGAAAAATGATGTTCAATCACTGCATGAATTTACTAAGGATGGCGACTTTGTTGATTTTGGCAGAAGGATGATCTTAAAAGATGGAATAGAATATTTTAATTTTGGAAAATACAACGGACAATCATGCGCAGAGGTTTATAAAAGAGAACCACAATATTTTGATTGGATCTACAAAAGTGATTTTTCACTCCACACCAAATTAAAATTAAAAATGATCGAATTCAAAATTAAAAATCCAAAAATAAATTAA
- a CDS encoding peptidoglycan synthetase, protein MQIHLIAIGGAVMHNLAIALKTKGLTVTGSDDEIFEPSLSRLQKHNLLPKKYGWYPENIHSGLDAVILGMHARADNPELLRAKELNLNIYSFPEYIYEQSKNKIRVAVCGSHGKTTITSMIMHVLKDQKLDFDYLVGAQLAGFETMVQISDAPLMIIEGDEYFASPLDKRPKFLHYKAQITLISGIAWDHFNVFPTFENYTNQFKILMESLSPQQLLILNEEDQNINSLLNNSKVKAEIKKYSTPDYFLENNAFHLQFENKVYIFEIFGKHNMQNMEAARLVCNALNIENDVFYSAMESFKGAAKRLEILYKNDSGIVFRDFAHAPSKVQATVDAVKEQYPKRKLIACLELHTFSSLNKTFIAHYKNTMNKADVRIVYFNPHTVQLKKLPELLPEEVKHFFNDDSLHVINNSAQLSELLKMLKSVNTNFLLMSSGNFDNLEFTILT, encoded by the coding sequence ATGCAAATTCATTTGATCGCAATAGGCGGAGCCGTAATGCATAATCTTGCTATTGCACTTAAAACTAAAGGATTGACCGTAACAGGTTCTGACGATGAAATTTTTGAGCCATCCCTTTCGCGGTTGCAGAAACATAATTTATTACCCAAAAAATATGGTTGGTATCCGGAAAATATTCATTCAGGGTTAGATGCAGTTATACTCGGAATGCATGCAAGGGCAGATAACCCTGAACTTTTGCGTGCAAAAGAATTAAACCTAAACATTTACAGTTTCCCCGAATATATTTACGAACAAAGTAAGAATAAAATACGCGTAGCCGTTTGTGGAAGTCATGGTAAAACAACCATCACATCCATGATTATGCATGTTTTAAAAGATCAGAAACTGGATTTTGATTATCTTGTTGGAGCTCAACTTGCAGGCTTTGAAACTATGGTGCAAATTAGTGATGCACCACTAATGATTATTGAGGGAGATGAATATTTTGCCTCTCCACTTGATAAACGTCCTAAATTTTTACATTACAAAGCGCAAATAACGCTCATCAGCGGAATTGCATGGGATCATTTTAATGTTTTCCCCACCTTTGAGAATTACACCAATCAATTTAAAATTTTAATGGAAAGTTTATCCCCTCAACAATTATTGATATTAAACGAAGAGGATCAGAATATAAACTCACTGTTAAATAATTCGAAGGTAAAAGCGGAAATAAAAAAATATTCTACTCCTGATTATTTTTTAGAAAATAATGCTTTTCATCTTCAATTTGAAAATAAAGTTTACATTTTCGAAATTTTCGGTAAACACAATATGCAAAATATGGAAGCTGCGCGATTGGTTTGCAATGCATTAAATATTGAAAATGATGTTTTTTATTCTGCAATGGAAAGTTTCAAGGGTGCCGCAAAAAGATTGGAAATTTTATATAAAAATGATTCCGGAATTGTATTTCGCGATTTTGCACATGCTCCATCTAAAGTACAGGCCACTGTTGATGCTGTTAAAGAACAATATCCCAAAAGAAAATTAATTGCGTGTCTGGAACTCCACACCTTTAGCAGCCTGAACAAAACATTTATCGCTCACTATAAAAACACCATGAACAAAGCTGATGTAAGGATCGTTTATTTTAATCCGCATACAGTGCAATTAAAAAAATTGCCTGAACTGTTGCCGGAGGAAGTAAAACATTTTTTTAACGACGACTCACTGCATGTAATTAATAATTCTGCACAGCTTTCAGAACTGCTAAAAATGTTAAAGAGTGTGAATACCAATTTTCTTTTAATGAGTTCCGGAAATTTTGATAACCTTGAATTTACTATTTTAACATAA
- the lipA gene encoding lipoyl synthase has translation MIELSVVENSERIRKPKWLKVKLPTGENYRNVRQIVDDHKLHTICESGNCPNMGECWGEGTATFMILGNICTRSCSFCAVATGRPTELDLDEPERVADAIRLMKVKHAVITSVNRDELADRGAFIWNKTVTEIKKQSPTTTIETLIPDVKASWDALITMISPGQEVVSHNMETVQRLYRLVRPQAKYERSLEQIRRTKDFGKRTKSGVMLGLGETKEEVYAIMDDLVANGCDVLTLGQYLQPTRMHLEVKEFVTPEMFEHYKEIGLQKGFKYVESGPLVRSSYHAERHVF, from the coding sequence ATGATCGAACTCTCCGTAGTAGAAAATTCTGAACGTATTAGAAAGCCAAAATGGCTTAAAGTAAAACTTCCCACGGGCGAAAATTACCGCAACGTGAGGCAAATTGTTGATGACCACAAGTTACACACCATCTGCGAAAGTGGAAATTGCCCTAATATGGGTGAATGTTGGGGGGAAGGAACTGCAACTTTTATGATATTGGGCAATATTTGCACCCGTTCCTGCTCTTTTTGTGCTGTTGCAACAGGGCGTCCAACAGAATTGGATTTGGATGAACCGGAACGTGTTGCAGACGCAATTCGGCTGATGAAAGTAAAACATGCCGTTATTACTTCCGTGAACCGCGATGAGCTGGCCGACAGAGGTGCATTTATATGGAATAAAACAGTTACAGAAATAAAAAAACAATCACCAACCACAACCATTGAAACACTTATACCAGATGTAAAAGCAAGTTGGGATGCACTTATAACAATGATCTCTCCCGGACAAGAGGTGGTTTCACATAATATGGAAACGGTTCAAAGGCTTTACAGGCTTGTAAGGCCTCAGGCAAAATATGAACGAAGTCTGGAACAGATCCGCCGGACAAAAGATTTTGGAAAAAGAACAAAATCCGGAGTAATGTTGGGTTTAGGCGAAACAAAAGAAGAAGTTTACGCAATTATGGATGATCTTGTTGCCAACGGTTGTGATGTGCTTACTTTAGGTCAGTACCTTCAACCCACAAGAATGCATCTTGAGGTAAAGGAATTTGTAACACCCGAAATGTTCGAACATTATAAGGAGATAGGTTTACAAAAAGGTTTTAAATATGTGGAAAGCGGCCCACTTGTTCGTTCGTCGTATCATGCAGAACGACATGTTTTTTAA
- a CDS encoding T9SS type A sorting domain-containing protein, whose protein sequence is MKRNFTIFGLSLLSLALVSFFLVRGYRADDVAGMPDGTIDRYNAKVELKQARADGYAKWINSMRANPLTGKVEEADLFAAREQMREYRAKVNSGDRGGSLLNLAWEGFGPNNVGGRTRVILIDRTNPERMYCGGASGGIFYTDNGGLDWLPHPQNDEFSSLLVCAMAQASNGDIYFGTGEYWADYYDGSFGSYTHGFAGDGMYKAAAVTGTDLPTFTQLTATIPTPGEIGSSSGAIWAYVNRVVCSPLDANTIVAATNTGLKISTDGGVVWNNCEGGGSPLSAISDDAVFDSEGYLHAISGSLRKYYRSTSPTDPGTMEELGAGMPTGSIRRVLAVAPSDKNYVYVYSAKTGTYGLQGVYQSVDHGENFTQITEEASEFFNPNGTLANAKWNMCIAVSPVDPQRIYIGGQIQSWTWVGISQSWTPMTSSGYPTWYAKYIHADHHFIVFHPENPEIMYFGSDGGVSRTTNASAQYPDYGTLNKGLNLYQSHGIAIGIEGEAMGGSQDNGTQYVNFDLNSVLQSVEVLGGDGGKAEISRIRPEYLFATFFSVTANGNGAVLRRSVNEGASMSSIYDCNIDGGVASCTQDGLADGGTDFVTPFVLWENYELYSTFAPILLGESVEYPAGSGSFYSEGDVVNYEGRDILLNKSGISESRLYQSVKNNLWVTNGALYNSTEAPAWFKILPATSGSISAIEYDNTGDIAYVGTENGRLYKVSGILTAALEYVDADGNPETAETFNATDAGIVTFTYANVFPGKITGISINRDDANDIAISIGGYGVDQNVWYSDNCLDGDLATFECISDGGSLPNIPVYDILMHISDNDKLLIATEFGIWSYSLTSGSDWTQETGAVDGEVGPGNVPVFEIREDWIREIECYAIYIGTHGNGYYRATNLATATCDFTTVSSGPIQEEIIAGITLSPNPADSYTNANVIVSEPTMMTITIVNMSGVTVANFGTSNYTEGSHTIYLDVRDLNPGSYLVVFNANGHVISRRLAVF, encoded by the coding sequence ATGAAAAGGAATTTTACAATCTTCGGTCTTTCATTACTCAGTTTGGCCCTTGTTTCATTTTTCCTGGTGAGGGGATACAGAGCTGACGATGTTGCAGGAATGCCTGATGGCACAATTGACAGGTATAATGCCAAAGTGGAATTAAAACAGGCGAGAGCGGATGGTTATGCGAAATGGATCAACAGCATGCGTGCGAATCCTTTAACCGGTAAGGTTGAGGAAGCTGATCTTTTTGCTGCCCGTGAACAAATGCGGGAATATAGAGCAAAAGTGAATAGTGGTGACCGTGGTGGTTCCCTCTTAAATCTTGCATGGGAAGGATTTGGTCCGAATAACGTAGGTGGAAGAACACGTGTTATTTTGATCGATAGAACAAATCCTGAAAGGATGTATTGTGGCGGCGCAAGCGGTGGAATTTTTTATACGGATAATGGTGGTCTCGATTGGTTGCCTCATCCACAAAATGACGAATTCAGTTCTTTATTGGTTTGTGCAATGGCACAGGCTTCCAATGGAGATATATATTTCGGAACAGGTGAATATTGGGCCGATTATTATGATGGAAGTTTCGGAAGTTATACTCACGGTTTTGCAGGCGACGGAATGTACAAAGCAGCCGCAGTAACCGGAACTGATTTACCTACATTTACACAACTTACAGCAACAATACCTACTCCTGGTGAAATTGGAAGTTCCTCCGGAGCTATCTGGGCTTATGTAAACAGAGTTGTTTGCAGTCCTTTGGATGCTAATACAATTGTTGCTGCTACAAACACAGGTTTAAAAATTTCTACAGATGGTGGTGTGGTTTGGAATAATTGCGAGGGTGGTGGTTCGCCATTATCAGCAATATCTGACGATGCCGTATTTGATAGCGAAGGATATTTACATGCTATTTCAGGAAGTTTGCGCAAATATTATCGCTCTACTTCTCCAACTGATCCGGGAACAATGGAAGAACTTGGTGCAGGAATGCCAACCGGCAGCATCAGAAGAGTTTTGGCAGTTGCACCTTCAGATAAAAATTATGTTTATGTATATTCTGCTAAAACAGGCACTTACGGATTACAAGGAGTTTACCAATCTGTAGATCATGGAGAAAACTTCACTCAAATTACAGAGGAGGCTTCAGAATTCTTTAATCCAAATGGTACATTGGCAAATGCTAAATGGAACATGTGTATTGCAGTAAGTCCTGTTGATCCTCAAAGAATATATATCGGTGGTCAAATTCAATCATGGACATGGGTTGGAATTTCCCAAAGCTGGACACCAATGACCAGTTCAGGATACCCTACCTGGTATGCAAAATATATACATGCCGATCATCACTTCATTGTATTTCATCCTGAAAATCCGGAGATCATGTATTTCGGATCTGATGGTGGAGTATCAAGAACTACAAATGCTTCTGCACAGTATCCCGATTATGGAACGCTTAATAAAGGTCTGAATCTATATCAAAGTCACGGTATTGCTATCGGAATTGAAGGTGAGGCAATGGGTGGATCACAGGATAATGGTACTCAATATGTAAATTTTGATCTCAACAGTGTTTTGCAATCCGTTGAAGTATTAGGAGGTGATGGTGGAAAAGCAGAAATTTCCAGAATCAGACCTGAATATTTATTCGCTACCTTTTTCTCAGTAACTGCAAATGGAAATGGAGCTGTATTGCGTCGTTCTGTAAATGAAGGTGCATCCATGAGTTCCATTTACGATTGTAATATTGACGGCGGCGTTGCTTCCTGTACTCAGGATGGTTTGGCCGATGGAGGCACCGACTTTGTTACTCCTTTCGTTTTATGGGAAAATTATGAATTATACAGCACCTTTGCTCCAATACTTCTAGGCGAATCTGTAGAATACCCTGCTGGTAGCGGTAGTTTTTATTCTGAAGGCGATGTAGTAAATTATGAAGGACGCGATATTTTATTAAATAAATCCGGTATTTCTGAATCAAGATTATATCAAAGTGTAAAAAATAATCTTTGGGTTACAAATGGTGCACTTTACAATTCAACGGAAGCACCGGCTTGGTTTAAGATTTTACCTGCAACCTCAGGTTCTATCAGTGCAATAGAATATGATAACACCGGAGATATTGCCTATGTTGGAACTGAAAATGGAAGACTTTATAAAGTTAGCGGGATCTTAACTGCAGCTTTAGAATATGTTGATGCTGATGGAAATCCTGAAACCGCAGAAACATTTAATGCTACAGATGCAGGAATTGTCACTTTTACCTATGCTAATGTTTTCCCCGGAAAAATAACAGGTATTAGTATTAATCGCGATGATGCAAATGATATTGCAATTTCCATCGGAGGTTACGGTGTTGACCAAAATGTTTGGTATAGCGACAATTGTTTAGATGGCGATCTTGCTACTTTTGAATGTATATCAGATGGTGGTTCTTTACCTAATATCCCTGTTTATGATATATTAATGCATATTTCAGATAATGATAAACTGTTAATTGCAACTGAATTTGGAATTTGGAGTTATTCCCTTACCTCCGGAAGCGATTGGACCCAGGAAACCGGCGCTGTAGATGGTGAAGTTGGTCCGGGTAATGTTCCTGTATTTGAAATCAGAGAAGATTGGATCCGTGAAATAGAATGTTATGCAATATATATTGGTACTCATGGAAATGGATATTATCGTGCAACTAACCTTGCAACAGCCACTTGCGATTTTACAACCGTGAGTTCCGGTCCAATTCAGGAGGAAATAATTGCCGGTATAACCTTATCACCAAATCCGGCTGACTCTTATACCAATGCAAATGTTATTGTATCCGAACCAACGATGATGACGATCACCATTGTTAATATGTCGGGAGTAACGGTTGCGAACTTTGGCACATCCAATTATACAGAAGGATCACATACTATTTATTTAGATGTAAGAGATCTCAATCCAGGTTCTTATCTGGTGGTGTTCAATGCTAACGGACATGTGATTTCACGCAGATTGGCAGTATTTTAA